A stretch of the Streptomyces sp. WMMB303 genome encodes the following:
- a CDS encoding enoyl-CoA hydratase/isomerase family protein, which produces MEPTLRTAHEEGVATVTIDRPAKRNAMTPAMWRGLPELLAELAADPDVRVLVLTGAQRTFCAGADIGALQDAARAGDPEAGRPESDGPGGAAREQQTLAVAAEEALAAFPKPTLAAVHGHCVGGGCQLAAACDLRFAAHDALFGITPAKLGIVYPASSTERLVRLVGPATAKFLLYSGELIDAERALRTGLVDEVHHGEALDKRVAEFARTLTARSALTQAAAKDFADRRTGPDRVEHWQREAAAGGDAAEGVAAFLERRAPRFGAPRR; this is translated from the coding sequence ATGGAGCCGACCCTGCGCACCGCCCACGAAGAGGGCGTCGCGACCGTCACCATCGACCGCCCGGCCAAGCGCAACGCGATGACCCCCGCCATGTGGCGCGGGCTGCCCGAACTGCTGGCCGAACTCGCAGCCGACCCGGACGTACGGGTCCTGGTGCTGACCGGAGCGCAGCGCACCTTCTGCGCGGGAGCGGACATCGGCGCCCTGCAGGACGCGGCCCGCGCCGGAGACCCCGAGGCGGGACGGCCGGAGAGCGACGGACCCGGCGGCGCGGCCCGGGAGCAGCAGACACTCGCCGTCGCCGCGGAGGAGGCACTGGCCGCCTTCCCCAAGCCCACACTGGCGGCCGTGCACGGGCACTGCGTCGGCGGCGGCTGCCAGCTCGCCGCCGCCTGCGACCTGCGGTTCGCCGCGCACGACGCGCTCTTCGGCATCACCCCGGCCAAGCTGGGCATCGTCTATCCGGCCTCCTCGACCGAGCGCCTGGTGCGCCTGGTGGGACCGGCCACCGCCAAGTTCCTGCTCTACTCGGGGGAGCTGATCGACGCGGAGCGGGCGCTGCGCACCGGGCTGGTGGACGAGGTGCACCACGGGGAGGCACTCGACAAAAGAGTCGCCGAGTTCGCCCGGACCCTCACCGCACGCTCCGCGCTGACCCAGGCGGCCGCCAAGGACTTCGCGGACAGGCGCACCGGCCCCGACCGGGTCGAACACTGGCAGCGCGAGGCGGCGGCAGGCGGGGACGCGGCCGAGGGCGTGGCCGCCTTCCTGGAGCGGCGCGCTCCGCGCTTCGGCGCCCCGCGGCGCTGA